The following are encoded in a window of Phaseolus vulgaris cultivar G19833 chromosome 3, P. vulgaris v2.0, whole genome shotgun sequence genomic DNA:
- the LOC137806166 gene encoding probable peroxygenase 4 yields MVSLSSSSNHSISQEVADEKPIPHDQNVLQKHVEFFDRNHDGIIYPWETFQGFRAIGCGYLISSVAALFINASLSRKTRPGKFPSLLFPIEVKNIQKAKHGSDSSVYDSEGRFVPSKFEEIFKKHARTHPDALTSDELMEMLKANREPKDYGGWLGSFSEWKFLYILCKDSDGLLHRDTIRGVYDGSLFEKLEKEHSQKKNK; encoded by the exons ATGGtttctttatcttcttcctCAAATCACAGCATCAGCCAAGAGG TTGCTGATGAGAAACCAATACCACACGACCAAAATGTTCTGCAGAAGCACGTTGAGTTCTTCGACAGGAACCACGATGGAATCATTTATCCATGGGAGACTTTTCAAG GATTTCGCGCAATTGGTTGTGGCTATTTAATCTCATCCGTTGCAGCTCTTTTCATCAACGCTTCTCTCAGTAGAAAAACTCGCCCG GGCAAGTTTCCTTCTTTACTGTTTCCAATTGAAGTTAAAAACATTCAGAAAGCAAAACATGGAAGTGATTCTAGTGTCTATGATAGTGAAGGAAG GTTTGTTCCTTCAAAATTTGAGGAAATTTTCAAGAAGCATGCACGAACACATCCAGATGCTCTAACATCTGATGAATTGATGGAGATGCTGAAGGCAAATAGAGAACCTAAGGATTACGGTGGATG GTTAGGTAGCTTTTCGGAGTGGAAGTTCTTATACATTCTTTGCAAAGACAGTGATGGTTTACTGCACAGAGACACTATTCGAGGTGTTTACGATGGAAGCTTGTTTGAAAAATTGGAGAAGGAACATTCacagaagaaaaataaatga
- the LOC137806178 gene encoding ubiquitin-conjugating enzyme E2 variant 1A encodes MGSEGSSVVVPRNFRLLEELERGEKGIGDGTVSYGMDDADDIYMQSWTGTIIGPPGTVHEGRIYQLKLFCGKDYPENPPSVRFQTRINMTCVNQETGLVEPHLFPMLASWKRERTMEDILMQLKKEMMSPQNRKLTQPPEGNEEARIDQKGLVVRCCIV; translated from the exons ATGGGTTCCGAAGGATCCAGCGTCGTCG TTCCTAGGAATTTCAGATTACTGGAAGAGCTTGAGAGAGGTGAGAAGGGGATCGGGGATGGAACTGTTAGCTATGGAATGGATGATGCTGATGACATATACATGCAATCTTGGACTGGAACTATTATTGGCCCCCCTGGT ACTGTTCACGAAGGACGTATCTACCAGTTGAAATTGTTTTGTGGTAAGGATTATCCGGAAAATCCTCCATCTGTTCGATTTCAAACAAGGATTAACATGACATGTGTCAATCAAGAAACTGGACTG GTTGAGCCACATCTGTTTCCTATGCTTGCTAGTTGGAAACGTGAGCGAACTATGGAAGACATTTTAATgcaattgaagaaagaaatgaTGTCACCACAAAATCGGAAGCTAACTCAACCTCCTGAAG GCAATGAAGAAGCCAGGATTGATCAAAAGGGTCTGGTGGTGAGATGTTGCATTGTGTAA